Within the Paracoccus liaowanqingii genome, the region CAACCGGCCATGCCGTCTCGTGACGGTGTCCGCGCGTGAGTGTCTCGGCTTCTCCCTCGATCCGGCTTGGCCTTGCCAAGCGGCGCTTTGAGAGGACGACGACCATGAAGGCCATCAAGGGACCCGCCCTGTTTCTGGCGCAGTTCGCAGGCGACAGCGCACCGTTCGACAGCTGGGACAGCATCACCAAATGGGCTGCCGACTGCGGCTACAAGGGCGTTCAGGTGCCCAGCTGGGACGGGCGCCTGATCGATCTGGCCCGCGCCGCCGAAAGCCGCGATTATTGCGACGAGTTCAAGGGCGTCGCGGCCGCCAACGGCGTCGAGGTGACCGAGCTGTCGACCCATCTGCAGGGCCAACTGGTCGCCGTTCACCCGGCCTATGACGAGGCCTTCGACGGCTTCACCATCCCCGAGATGCGCGGCGATCCCAAGGCGCGGCAGGAATGGGCGGTGGATCAGGTGCGCCAGGCACTGACTGCCTCGCACAACATGGGGCTGGGCGCGATGGCCAGCTTTTCGGGGGCGCTGGCCTGGCCGTTCGTCTATCCTTGGCCGCAGCGCCCCGCCGGTCTGGTCGAGGCCGCCTTCGACGAGCTGGCCCGCCGCTGGCGCCCGCTGCTGGATCACGCCGAGGAATGCGGCGTGGATATCTGCTACGAGATCCATCCCGGCGAGGATCTGCACGACGGCGACAGCTACGAGATGTTCCTGGAACGCACGGGCCATCACGCGCGCGCCTGCATGCTGTACGACCCGTCGCATTACGTGCTGCAATGTCTGGATTATCTGGACAACATCGACATCTATGCCGACCGCATCCGGATGTTCCACGTCAAGGATGCCGAGTTCAATCCGACGGGCCGCAAGGGCGTTTATGGCGGCTTTCAGCCCTGGGTGAACCGGGCCGGGCGGTTCCGCAGCCTGGGCGACGGGCAGGTCGATTTCAGGGCGGTGTTTTCCAAGCTGACCGCCAGCGACTTCGATGGTTGGGCGGTGGTCGAATGGGAATGCTGCCTCAAGCATCCCGAGGATGGCGCGCGCGAGGGTGCGGCCTTCGTGCGCGATCACATCATCCGCGTCACCGAACGCGCCTTCGACGATTTCGCGGATGGCGGGGCCGATCAGGCCGCCAATCGCCGCATGCTGGGGATCTGAGATGGCACGCATCAGGCTGGGCATGGTGGGCGGCGGCAAGGACGCCTTCATCGGGGGGGTCCACCGCATCGCCGCGCGCCTGGACGGCGACTTCGACCTGGTGGCGGGCGCCCTGTCCTCGACGCCCGAGCGGGCGCGCGACAGCGGGGCGGCGCTTGGGCTGGACGCGGATCGCAGCTATGACAGCTTCGAGGCGATGGCCGAGGCCGAGGCCGCGCGTCCCGACGGGATCGAGGCGGTGTCCATCGTCACTCCGAACCATGTCCATGCGGCGGCGGCGCAGGCGTTCCTGTCACGCGGCATCCATGTCATCTGCGACAAGCCGCTGACCGCCACGATGGCGCAGGCCGATGCGCTGGCACAGGCGGTCGGGTCGTCCGACGCGCTGTTCATCCTGACCCACAACTACACCGGCTATCCGATGATCCGGCAGGCCCGGCAGATGATCGCCGAGGGCGACCTGGGACCGCTGCGGGTGGTGCAGGTCGAATATCCGCAGGACTGGCTGACCGAGGCCGCCGAGGCTGCGGGCGACAACAAGCAGGCCGAGTGGCGCACCGATCCCGAACGCTCGGGCCTGGGCGGGTCCATCGGCGATATCGGCACGCATGCCCATAACCTGGCCTGTTTCGTGACCGGGCAGGCGGTCCGGATGCTGGCCGCCGATCTGCAAAGCTTCGTGCCGGGGCGGCGCGTCGATGACAATGCGCATGTGATGCTGCGCTTTGCGGAGGGCGCGCGGGGCATGCTGTGGTGCAGTCAGGTGGCGCCCGGCTGCGAGAACGGGCTACGCCTGCGGGTCTTCGGTGCGGCAGGCGGCCTGGAATGGGCGCAGGAGGATCCGAACTATCTGTGGCACACGCCGTTCGGCCAGCCCAAGCGGCTGCTGACGCGGGGCGGGGCAGGGGCCTCGGACGCGGCGGCGGCGGTCACGCGCATTCCGGGCGGCCACCCCGAGGGTTATTTGGAGGGGTTCGCTACCATCTATGCCGGTGCCGCGCAGGCGATCCGCGCCGCGCGCGAGGGGCGGCGCGACCCGGTTCTGGACCTGCTGCCCGGGCTGGCCGAGGGGCTGGCGGGGATGCGCTTCATCGATGCCTGCCTGCGGTCGTCGCAGGCCGACGCGGCTTGGGTGGAATTGTGAGCCAGCCGGTGCTGGAACTGCGAGACGTCAGCCGCAGCTTCGGCCCGATCGAGGTGCTGCATGACGTGGGCATCGCCCTGCATCCGGGCCGCGTCCATGCCCTGATCGGCGAAAACGGTGCCGGAAAATCCACGATGATGAAGATCCTTGCGGGCTATCAGCCGCCCAGCTCGGGCCAGGTGGTGCTGGATGGCGACGCGCGGACCTTCGCCTCGATCGGCGAGGCCGAGGCGCGGGGAATCTCGATGATCCATCAGGAATTCAACTTGGCCGAACAATTGAGCGTCGAGCAGAACATCTTTCTGGGCCGCGAATTGCGGCGCGGTTACCTCTTGGACAAGCGCGCGATGCGGGACCGCACCCTCGAGCTGCTGGGGCGGCTGGACTGCCGCGCCGCGCCCGACCGGCCGGTGTCGCAACTGTCGAATTCCGACAAGCAGATGGTCGAGATCGCCAAGGCCCTGCTGCGCGACACCCGCGTGCTGATCATGGACGAGCCGACCGCCGTGCTGACCCGGTCCGAGACGGCGGTCCTGATGCGGCAGGTCCGTGCCCTGCGCGATGCGGGCACGGCGGTGCTGTTCACCTCTCACAAGCTGGACGAGGTGGTGCAGATTGCCGACGACCTGACCGTGATGCGCGACGGTCGCGTGGTCTGGTCGGGTCCGGCGGACCGGATGGACGAACACGCGATGGCCACCGCCATGGTCGGGCGCGAGATGTCGGACCTGTTCCCGCCCAAGGACGGCAGCCCGGGCGAGGTCGCGCTGGAGGTCAGCGACCTGACGGTGCCGGGCTATTCGGAAGGGGTCGGCCTGACCCTGCGGCAGGGCGAGATCCTGGGCGTGGCCGGGCTGATCGGATCGGGCCGGACCGAGACCTTCGAGGGGCTCTGCGGGTTGCGCCCGGCCAGCGGCCAGGTGCGCATCTTCGGCCAGCCCGCACGCATCGACCATCCCTGGCAGGCCCAGGCCCTCGGCATGTGCTATCTGACCGAGGACCGCAAGACGCGCGGCCTGCTGCTGGGAAAGGGCCAGCGCGAGAACCTGACCCTGCAGGCCCTCTCGCGGTTCACGCGCCGCCTGATCGACACCCGCGCCGAAGAGGCGGCCCTGGATCAGGCCGTCGCAGATTTCGACATTCGCGGCCATCGCGGCGCCTTGGTCGGCAACCTGTCGGGCGGCAACCAGCAGAAGCTGCTGTTTGCCAAGACCCTGCTGGCCGAACCCCGCATCATCATCATCGATGAACCGACGCGCGGCATCGACATCGGCACCAAGCAGCAGATGTATCAGTTCATCCGGCGCCTCGCCGCCGAGGGGCGCGCCATCGTCGTCATCTCCTCCGAGATGCAGGAGGTGATCGGGCTGGCCGACCGCGTCATGGTCATGCGCCATGGCCGCGTCGCGGGGCACCTGTCGCAGGACGAGGCCACCGAGGATGCCATCGTGCGGCTGGCCATGGGCGTCGTACCCGCAACGGAGACCACCGCATGAAAGCTGCAGCGATCCTGCCCCGCAACCTGCCCATGGGCGTGATCGGTCCGATCCTGGCGCTGGTCGTGCTGATGGCGGTGGGCGCCTCGATGAACGAGAACTTCCTCGGCTGGAACAATCTCAGCAACGTGCTGGCCCGGTCGGCCTTCATCGGCATCATCGCGGTGGGCATGACCTTCGTGATCACCGCCGGGGGGCTGGACCTGTCGGTGGGGTCGATGGCGGCCTTCATCGCCGGGCTGATGATCATGGTCATGAACGCGCTGCTGCCGACGCTTGGCGTGGGCATTCCGGTCGTGCTGGCGGGCATGGCAGTGGCGCTGCTGGCGGGGCTGGCGGCGGGTCTGCTGAACGGGTTGCTGATCACCGGGCTGAAGATCGAGGCCTTCATCGTCACCCTGGGCTCGATGGGGATCTATCGCAGCCTGGTGACATGGCTGGCCGACGGGGGCACGCTGTCGCTGGATTTCACGCTGCGCACCTTCTATCAGCCGGTCTATTACGGTGGCCTCTTCGGGATCGGCTGGCCGATCATCGTCTTCGCGGTCGTCGTGGTCGTGGGCGAGGTCATCATGCGCTCGACCACCTTTGGGCGCCATTGCGCCGCCGTCGGCTCGAACGAGCAGGTGGCCAAGTATTCCAGCGTCCGGGTCGGGCGGATCCGGCTGATGACCTATGCGGCCCTTGGCCTTCTGGTCGGCGTGGCCACCATCATGTACGTGCCGCGCCTCGGCTCGGCCTCCTCGGCCACGGGCGTTCTGTGGGAGCTGGAGGCCATCGCCGCGGTGATCATCGGCGGCACCGTCTTGAAGGGCGGCTTCGGCCGGGTCTGGGGCACCGTTCTGGGCGTCCTGATCCTGTCGATGATCGGCAACATCCTCAATCTGACAGATTTCGTCTCGCCCTATCTGAACGGGGCCATCCAGGGGGCGATCATCATTCTCGCTGTGGTCTTGCAGCGCGAAACCAAGGCCGGAACCTGATCCGGCGACCGACAAGGGAGGAAGACATGAAACATCTCGCATCCGGGGCCGCCCTGGCACTGGTCCTGGCCACGCCCGCCTTCGCGCAGGACGACACCATGGTCATCGGCGTCTCGATTCCCGCCGCGACCCATGGCTGGGCGGGCGGCATGAACTATTTCGCGCAAGCGGCCATCGAGCGGCTGTCCGAGACCTATCCGAACCTGGAATTCGTGCTGGCCACGGCTTCCGATCCGGGGCGGCAGGTCAACGACATCGAGGACATGGTGGCGACCCGCAACATCGACGCGCTGGTGGTCCTGCCCTTCGAGTCCGAGCCTCTGACCGGCCCGGTCCAGAACGTCAAGCAGTCGGGGGCCTGGGTGACGGTCGTCGATCGCGGCCTGTCGGTCGAGGGCATCCAGGATCTGTATGTCGCGGGCGACAATCCGGGCTTTGGCCGCGTTTCGGGCGAATACATGGTCGAGGCTATGCCCGATGGCGGCAATATCGTCGTGCTGCGCGGCATCCCGACATCCATCGACAACGAGCGTGTCGAGGGCTTCGAGACCGCCATCGAGGGCAGCGGCATCGAGATCCTGGGGATGGAGCACGGCAACTGGAACCGCGATGAATCCTTCACCGTCATGCAGGATTTCCTGCAGCGCCATCCGCAGATCGACGCGGTCTGGGCATCGGACGACGACATGGCCATGGGCGTCCTGGGGGCCATCGAGGCCGCCGGGCGCGACGACATCCAGTTCGTGCTGGGCGGCGCCGGCATGAAGGAGATGATCAAGCGCACCATGGACGGCGATGCGATGATCCCGGCCAACGTGACCTATCCCCCCTCGATGATCGCCACCGCCATCGAGATCACGGCGGTGGGCCTCGTCTCGCAGGCTCCGGTCTCGGGCGAGTTCATCATCGGCTCGGTGCTGGTCACTCCGGAGAATGCCGAGACCTACTACTATCCCGACAGCCCGTTCTGATCCTGCCGGCGGTCCCGTGTCACGGGACCGCCCCCCTGCGGTGCGCCTTAAATTTCGGCTGCGCCGCGGGCCTCTCGGGTCAATGCTGCGCCGGCCCGCATCGCAATTTCCGGCTAGGGAACACGCGGCGCGGAGGCGATGACCGAGACAGCTTGACGGGCGATCTCAGGGCCAGGCTGTTCGGCAAAAGCCCGAGGTTCTGACGGCCGGGCGAACCCTGCGCGGGGCCATCCCGTGTGTGGCAGAAAATCCCTGTTGCCTGCTTTGCGATTGATTTACGCTGCCCGAACCAGCTTAGACAAGCCTCAGAAACGGTTGCCAAACCTCATGTCCCGCCCCACCATCCACGACGTCGCGCGCATTGCCGGGGTCAGCCTCTCGACGGTCGATCGCGTGCTGAACGCCCGCGAAGGTGTCCGCCGCGCCACCCAGGTCCGGGTGACCGAGGTGATGCAGCAGCTGGGTTACGAACGCAACGTGGCCGCCGCAAATCTGGCGCGGCGCCGCCAGTACCGGCTGCTGTTCGTCCTGCCCGCGGGAGGCAACAGCTTCATGCGGGGGCTCGAGCAGGAGATTGCGGCCCGTGCCGGGGCTTGGGAGTTCACCTCGATCGCGGTGATGACCGTGCCTCCGTTCGACGACGCGGCACTGGCCGGCGCATTGCTGGACATCGATCCCGCGCAGACCGACGGCGTGGCGGTCGTCGCC harbors:
- a CDS encoding ABC transporter substrate-binding protein translates to MKHLASGAALALVLATPAFAQDDTMVIGVSIPAATHGWAGGMNYFAQAAIERLSETYPNLEFVLATASDPGRQVNDIEDMVATRNIDALVVLPFESEPLTGPVQNVKQSGAWVTVVDRGLSVEGIQDLYVAGDNPGFGRVSGEYMVEAMPDGGNIVVLRGIPTSIDNERVEGFETAIEGSGIEILGMEHGNWNRDESFTVMQDFLQRHPQIDAVWASDDDMAMGVLGAIEAAGRDDIQFVLGGAGMKEMIKRTMDGDAMIPANVTYPPSMIATAIEITAVGLVSQAPVSGEFIIGSVLVTPENAETYYYPDSPF
- a CDS encoding sugar phosphate isomerase/epimerase family protein, with protein sequence MKAIKGPALFLAQFAGDSAPFDSWDSITKWAADCGYKGVQVPSWDGRLIDLARAAESRDYCDEFKGVAAANGVEVTELSTHLQGQLVAVHPAYDEAFDGFTIPEMRGDPKARQEWAVDQVRQALTASHNMGLGAMASFSGALAWPFVYPWPQRPAGLVEAAFDELARRWRPLLDHAEECGVDICYEIHPGEDLHDGDSYEMFLERTGHHARACMLYDPSHYVLQCLDYLDNIDIYADRIRMFHVKDAEFNPTGRKGVYGGFQPWVNRAGRFRSLGDGQVDFRAVFSKLTASDFDGWAVVEWECCLKHPEDGAREGAAFVRDHIIRVTERAFDDFADGGADQAANRRMLGI
- a CDS encoding sugar ABC transporter ATP-binding protein, producing the protein MSQPVLELRDVSRSFGPIEVLHDVGIALHPGRVHALIGENGAGKSTMMKILAGYQPPSSGQVVLDGDARTFASIGEAEARGISMIHQEFNLAEQLSVEQNIFLGRELRRGYLLDKRAMRDRTLELLGRLDCRAAPDRPVSQLSNSDKQMVEIAKALLRDTRVLIMDEPTAVLTRSETAVLMRQVRALRDAGTAVLFTSHKLDEVVQIADDLTVMRDGRVVWSGPADRMDEHAMATAMVGREMSDLFPPKDGSPGEVALEVSDLTVPGYSEGVGLTLRQGEILGVAGLIGSGRTETFEGLCGLRPASGQVRIFGQPARIDHPWQAQALGMCYLTEDRKTRGLLLGKGQRENLTLQALSRFTRRLIDTRAEEAALDQAVADFDIRGHRGALVGNLSGGNQQKLLFAKTLLAEPRIIIIDEPTRGIDIGTKQQMYQFIRRLAAEGRAIVVISSEMQEVIGLADRVMVMRHGRVAGHLSQDEATEDAIVRLAMGVVPATETTA
- a CDS encoding ABC transporter permease, with the translated sequence MKAAAILPRNLPMGVIGPILALVVLMAVGASMNENFLGWNNLSNVLARSAFIGIIAVGMTFVITAGGLDLSVGSMAAFIAGLMIMVMNALLPTLGVGIPVVLAGMAVALLAGLAAGLLNGLLITGLKIEAFIVTLGSMGIYRSLVTWLADGGTLSLDFTLRTFYQPVYYGGLFGIGWPIIVFAVVVVVGEVIMRSTTFGRHCAAVGSNEQVAKYSSVRVGRIRLMTYAALGLLVGVATIMYVPRLGSASSATGVLWELEAIAAVIIGGTVLKGGFGRVWGTVLGVLILSMIGNILNLTDFVSPYLNGAIQGAIIILAVVLQRETKAGT
- a CDS encoding Gfo/Idh/MocA family protein, yielding MARIRLGMVGGGKDAFIGGVHRIAARLDGDFDLVAGALSSTPERARDSGAALGLDADRSYDSFEAMAEAEAARPDGIEAVSIVTPNHVHAAAAQAFLSRGIHVICDKPLTATMAQADALAQAVGSSDALFILTHNYTGYPMIRQARQMIAEGDLGPLRVVQVEYPQDWLTEAAEAAGDNKQAEWRTDPERSGLGGSIGDIGTHAHNLACFVTGQAVRMLAADLQSFVPGRRVDDNAHVMLRFAEGARGMLWCSQVAPGCENGLRLRVFGAAGGLEWAQEDPNYLWHTPFGQPKRLLTRGGAGASDAAAAVTRIPGGHPEGYLEGFATIYAGAAQAIRAAREGRRDPVLDLLPGLAEGLAGMRFIDACLRSSQADAAWVEL